In one Polaribacter sp. ALD11 genomic region, the following are encoded:
- a CDS encoding N-acetylmuramoyl-L-alanine amidase, which produces MKIKALLLFSLLITVFSCNKGFEIIDKPIEFGDLRKQLSLEYMNSHYGIIQDSPTIEPKIIVLHWTAIPTLDASFNAFVNTEIGSHRTKINTASNLNVSSQFLVDLDGTIYRLMPENFMARHVIGLNYSAIGIENVGGTDSTPLTEKQVASNIWLVTYLKDKYDIDYLIGHYEYTNFENHELWLEKDSGYRTKKTDPGKDFLLQIKNATKHLNFKETPN; this is translated from the coding sequence ATGAAAATAAAAGCCTTACTTCTATTCTCTTTATTAATTACAGTTTTCTCTTGCAATAAAGGCTTTGAAATTATAGATAAACCTATAGAATTTGGTGATTTAAGAAAACAATTAAGCTTGGAGTATATGAATTCTCATTATGGAATTATTCAAGATTCTCCAACCATAGAACCGAAAATAATTGTACTACACTGGACTGCTATTCCTACTTTAGACGCCTCATTTAATGCTTTTGTAAACACAGAAATCGGAAGTCATAGAACTAAAATTAACACCGCAAGCAATCTAAATGTATCCTCTCAGTTTTTGGTAGATCTAGATGGAACAATTTATAGGTTAATGCCAGAAAACTTTATGGCAAGACACGTTATTGGTCTAAATTACAGTGCTATTGGAATAGAAAATGTAGGAGGAACAGATTCAACTCCTTTAACAGAAAAACAAGTTGCGTCTAACATTTGGCTTGTTACTTATTTAAAAGATAAATATGACATCGATTATTTAATAGGTCATTATGAATATACTAATTTCGAAAATCATGAATTATGGTTAGAAAAAGATAGTGGTTATAGAACGAAGAAAACAGATCCTGGAAAAGATTTCCTTTTACAAATTAAAAATGCTACTAAACATTTAAACTTTAAAGAAACTCCAAATTAA
- a CDS encoding carboxymuconolactone decarboxylase family protein has translation MPLITPLSAAHDLETKELATFFNETLGFCPNSVLTMQRRPAISKAFINLNKAVMANEGSVTSALKRMIAWVSSNATGCRYCQAHAIRAAERYGAEQEQLDNIWDYKTHAAFSEAERAALDFSLAASMVPNAVDAKIKEALHKYWNEGEIVEMLGVISLFGYLNRWNDSMGTTLEEDAIDSGKQYLGKHGFEVGKHV, from the coding sequence ATGCCATTAATAACACCACTTTCTGCAGCGCATGATTTAGAAACAAAAGAATTAGCAACATTTTTTAATGAAACCTTGGGTTTTTGTCCAAACTCGGTATTAACAATGCAACGTAGGCCAGCCATTTCTAAAGCTTTTATCAATTTAAACAAGGCAGTTATGGCAAATGAAGGTAGCGTAACATCTGCTTTAAAAAGGATGATTGCTTGGGTTTCTAGTAATGCAACGGGTTGTCGATATTGCCAAGCGCACGCAATTAGAGCTGCAGAACGATATGGTGCAGAGCAAGAACAACTAGATAATATTTGGGACTACAAAACGCACGCTGCTTTTTCTGAAGCAGAAAGAGCAGCGTTAGATTTTTCTTTGGCGGCTTCTATGGTGCCAAATGCCGTAGATGCTAAAATTAAGGAAGCGCTACATAAGTATTGGAATGAAGGAGAAATTGTAGAAATGTTGGGCGTAATTTCTCTTTTTGGGTACTTAAACAGATGGAATGACTCTATGGGAACAACTTTAGAAGAAGATGCTATTGACAGCGGAAAACAATATTTAGGAAAACATGGATTTGAAGTTGGAAAACATGTTTAA
- a CDS encoding SusC/RagA family TonB-linked outer membrane protein, producing MKKKLVILTILCLTLTLNFYSQEITVKGKVSDSSGELLGVSVLIKGTTKGTSTDFNGAYSIKSSKGDILIFSSLGYKTKEVIISRSLLNVVLEEDSSALDEVVVTSFGIKRQKKSLGYAAQALKSEELLEGNQNNMVNTLQGKVSGVTVTSSGGAPGASSVIMIRGGTSITGNNQPLMIVDGLPIDNSTDSSLEVASTNRASDLNPEDIESITVLKGPAAAALYGIQAAEGAVVITTKRGREGVSKVFLSSSLSVDNIIGTPSIQRNYGKGEQIPQVGGGVIYNDDSPLSWGEQIPSGTKTYNHIKDFYTTGVTQNHFLSYSGGSAKSNTYFSIGNLANEGVIPTTSYDKTTFRITQNSKLSDKLTLGVSGNYIRTNINSTRQGNATGGSITSLLNYPSTVNVKDYEDADGAQKGFYTGQEFDNVYWSLENSPNTNELNRFIGSLGLDYAINKNLNLSYKFGADIYDQHSRRITANGSLNDTRSDGYISQYERLYKKYTSNFIATYDTQLSSNFELNLLAGNTIEDSNVKTDYLTGKDFLAPGIYNISNIAKENQSITERISRKRNVGVFGEIKLGYKKALFLNVTGRNDWSSTLPSKSRSFFYPSVGGSAVLTDLFNIKSEGNGLSYLKLRGTWAQVGKDAPIGQLESYLVTQINGLGSTGYAYNGVDVGNAALEPEFTNSWEIGFDSNFLNNRVSFNATYYKSISDNQILSDIRVPPTAGTFYATLNGGEIENKGIEALLSVKLMPSTSDFQWTMNFNFGSNKTTVVDLPGELKEVYLSDSWTFLNSAAGAGVLNASLFSLRGKRALKNDDGEVLIGVNGYPTLADETYAEVDRQPDFTLGISSSMRYKNFGLSFLLDIVEGNTVYNATASALAFYGVGANTSDRGETTIIPGVKADGSINDISVTKDQVYYQDYYSRLSDNFVEDGSYTRLRYVSLNYQLGKNAIDRLPISKLEFSLTGRNLVTFTNYSGVDPEINAFGGGVPGAGSVGVDNLGTPNTKGFDVGIKLTF from the coding sequence ATGAAAAAAAAGCTAGTTATTTTAACTATTCTATGCTTAACATTAACACTTAACTTTTATTCACAAGAGATAACTGTAAAAGGAAAAGTATCAGATAGTTCAGGAGAATTATTGGGAGTAAGTGTCCTGATAAAAGGTACGACGAAAGGTACAAGTACAGATTTTAATGGGGCGTACTCTATTAAATCGAGTAAAGGAGATATTCTAATATTTTCTTCACTTGGTTATAAAACTAAAGAAGTTATAATAAGTAGATCTTTATTAAATGTAGTTCTTGAAGAGGATTCTAGTGCACTGGACGAGGTTGTTGTGACTTCTTTTGGTATAAAAAGACAAAAAAAATCTTTAGGATATGCTGCACAAGCATTAAAATCAGAAGAGCTTTTAGAAGGTAACCAAAACAATATGGTTAATACTTTGCAAGGAAAAGTTTCTGGTGTTACTGTAACTAGTTCTGGTGGTGCACCTGGAGCTTCTTCGGTAATAATGATTCGTGGAGGAACATCTATTACCGGAAACAACCAACCACTTATGATTGTAGATGGTTTGCCAATTGACAACTCTACAGATTCTAGCTTAGAGGTTGCAAGCACAAACAGAGCGTCTGATTTAAACCCAGAAGATATAGAGAGTATAACGGTACTTAAAGGCCCTGCTGCTGCTGCATTATATGGTATACAAGCTGCGGAAGGTGCCGTAGTTATTACAACTAAAAGAGGTAGAGAAGGTGTAAGTAAAGTGTTTTTATCTTCTTCTCTTTCAGTTGATAATATTATTGGAACTCCATCAATTCAAAGAAACTACGGAAAAGGAGAACAAATACCTCAAGTAGGTGGAGGTGTTATTTATAATGATGATAGCCCTTTATCATGGGGAGAACAAATCCCTTCAGGAACAAAAACGTATAATCATATAAAAGATTTTTACACTACGGGAGTAACTCAAAATCATTTTTTAAGTTATTCTGGGGGTTCAGCAAAAAGCAACACTTATTTTTCAATAGGAAACTTAGCGAATGAAGGAGTAATACCAACAACGTCTTATGATAAAACAACTTTTAGAATTACACAAAATTCTAAACTATCAGATAAGCTTACTTTAGGGGTTTCAGGAAACTATATTAGAACAAATATTAATAGTACACGTCAAGGAAATGCAACTGGCGGTAGTATTACGAGTTTATTAAACTACCCGTCTACAGTAAATGTAAAAGACTATGAAGATGCAGACGGAGCTCAAAAAGGTTTTTACACAGGGCAAGAATTTGACAATGTATATTGGAGTCTAGAGAATAGCCCTAATACGAACGAGTTAAATAGATTTATAGGTTCTTTAGGATTGGATTATGCTATCAATAAAAACTTGAATCTTTCTTACAAATTTGGTGCAGATATTTATGACCAACATAGTCGTAGAATAACAGCAAATGGTTCATTAAATGACACCAGAAGTGATGGTTATATATCACAATACGAAAGACTTTATAAAAAATACACTTCGAACTTTATTGCGACTTACGATACTCAATTATCAAGTAATTTTGAATTGAATTTATTAGCAGGTAATACTATTGAAGACAGTAATGTTAAAACAGATTATTTAACAGGTAAAGATTTCTTGGCACCAGGTATTTATAATATAAGCAATATTGCTAAAGAAAATCAAAGTATAACAGAACGTATTTCAAGAAAAAGAAATGTAGGTGTTTTTGGTGAAATAAAACTAGGATACAAAAAAGCATTATTTTTAAATGTAACTGGTAGAAATGACTGGTCATCAACACTGCCGTCTAAAAGTAGATCTTTCTTTTACCCTTCTGTTGGTGGTTCTGCTGTTCTTACAGACTTATTTAATATTAAATCAGAAGGTAATGGTTTAAGCTATTTAAAACTTAGAGGTACATGGGCACAAGTAGGAAAGGATGCCCCAATAGGTCAGTTAGAAAGTTATTTAGTAACTCAAATAAACGGCCTTGGTAGTACAGGTTATGCATACAATGGAGTAGATGTTGGAAATGCTGCATTAGAACCAGAATTTACTAATAGTTGGGAAATCGGTTTTGATTCTAATTTTTTAAACAATAGAGTAAGCTTTAACGCAACTTATTATAAAAGTATATCAGATAATCAAATATTATCAGACATACGTGTCCCTCCAACTGCAGGAACTTTCTACGCAACTTTAAATGGAGGAGAAATTGAAAATAAAGGAATAGAAGCATTATTATCTGTTAAATTGATGCCATCTACTTCAGATTTTCAATGGACTATGAACTTTAATTTTGGAAGCAATAAAACTACAGTGGTAGATTTACCAGGAGAGCTTAAAGAAGTCTACTTGTCAGACTCATGGACTTTTCTAAATTCTGCAGCAGGAGCAGGTGTGTTAAATGCTTCTTTATTTTCACTTCGTGGAAAAAGGGCTCTTAAAAATGATGATGGAGAAGTTCTTATAGGGGTTAATGGATACCCAACTTTAGCGGATGAAACTTATGCAGAAGTAGATAGACAACCCGATTTTACTTTAGGTATCTCAAGTTCTATGAGATATAAAAACTTTGGGCTATCTTTTTTGCTAGATATTGTAGAAGGAAATACAGTGTATAACGCTACTGCATCAGCATTGGCATTTTACGGAGTTGGCGCTAATACTTCAGATAGAGGCGAAACTACTATTATTCCTGGTGTAAAAGCAGATGGATCAATTAATGATATTTCTGTTACTAAAGACCAAGTATATTATCAAGATTATTATTCTAGACTCTCAGATAACTTTGTTGAAGATGGTTCTTATACACGTTTACGTTATGTAAGTTTGAATTATCAATTAGGTAAAAATGCAATAGATCGCTTACCTATTTCTAAATTAGAATTTTCTTTAACAGGAAGAAACTTAGTAACTTTTACAAACTATAGTGGTGTAGATCCAGAGATAAATGCATTTGGAGGAGGTGTTCCTGGAGCTGGTTCAGTTGGTGTAGACAATCTTGGTACACCAAATACAAAAGGCTTCGATGTAGGGATTAAATTAACTTTTTAA
- a CDS encoding dipeptide epimerase, translated as MEIKLHSYNLELKHTFTISRESHDFQPALIVELISDGISGFGEATSNPYYNITVDKMMQLISENKTAITSLSNEKPEVFWKKLQPIFKDNMFALCALDIAFNDLQARKEGKKLYEVWGLNIDKNPMTDYTIGIDSIDKMVAKMKELPWPIYKIKLGTKDDIKIVTALRKHTDAIFRIDANCGWTADEAIENSFKLKELGVEFLEQPLKADDIVGAKKLYENSALPIIADESCIVESDVEKCAGLFHGVNVKLTKCGGVTPGKRMLERAKELGLKTMVGCMTESSVGISAIAHLLPLLDYVDMDGSLLLKTDIATGVTINNGVVSYADKNGTGVTLL; from the coding sequence ATGGAAATCAAACTACATTCTTACAACCTTGAGTTAAAACATACATTTACTATTTCTAGAGAATCTCATGATTTTCAACCAGCATTAATTGTTGAGTTAATTTCTGATGGGATTTCTGGCTTTGGTGAAGCAACATCAAACCCATATTATAATATTACAGTGGATAAAATGATGCAACTTATTTCTGAAAATAAAACTGCAATAACTTCTTTATCAAATGAAAAACCTGAGGTATTTTGGAAAAAACTACAGCCTATATTTAAAGATAACATGTTTGCATTATGCGCTCTAGACATAGCTTTTAATGATTTACAGGCTCGTAAAGAAGGTAAGAAACTATATGAGGTTTGGGGTTTAAATATTGATAAAAATCCAATGACAGATTATACTATTGGTATTGATTCTATAGATAAAATGGTTGCAAAAATGAAAGAACTTCCTTGGCCAATTTATAAAATAAAGTTAGGTACAAAAGATGATATAAAAATAGTAACAGCATTAAGAAAACATACAGATGCTATTTTTAGAATTGATGCAAATTGTGGTTGGACTGCAGATGAAGCAATTGAAAATTCATTTAAATTAAAAGAACTTGGTGTAGAATTTTTAGAGCAACCTTTAAAAGCAGATGATATAGTAGGAGCCAAGAAATTATATGAAAATTCTGCATTACCAATTATTGCAGATGAAAGCTGTATTGTAGAAAGTGATGTTGAAAAATGTGCTGGTTTGTTTCATGGAGTAAATGTGAAGCTTACAAAGTGTGGTGGTGTAACTCCTGGTAAAAGAATGTTAGAAAGAGCAAAAGAATTAGGGTTAAAAACAATGGTGGGTTGTATGACAGAGTCTTCTGTTGGAATTTCTGCGATTGCACATTTATTACCATTATTAGATTATGTAGATATGGATGGGAGTCTATTACTTAAAACAGATATAGCAACAGGAGTTACCATAAATAATGGAGTTGTTTCTTATGCGGATAAAAATGGAACAGGTGTAACTTTACTTTAA
- a CDS encoding aminotransferase class I/II-fold pyridoxal phosphate-dependent enzyme: protein MQLDKAPNTTAFTNGIEYLYFSGTSYLGVTALPEFHEVIFKNIKNWGSAFGSSRNANIKLSIYKTAEEYLTNFFKTEDCVTVSSGTFAGFLTLSTLENIVDSFFYMPKTHPAILPKNALPVFEDKRLNNLLLNTEKETICIVVDAIAALETKPFNFDFLQEISSEKKVILLVDESHSLGVLGENGNGISSKIKPNENIEVISVSSLGKAFGVNGGIIAGKENIINLIKENPLFIGSAPMNPAFLASFLNAQELYKSQFLKLQENCKYVYEQLKDLKKITISENYPVFYVNDEKIAKFLASEKIIITSFYYPTSIKKINRIVLNANHTKEQLDFLIKLIKP, encoded by the coding sequence ATGCAATTAGATAAAGCCCCGAATACAACTGCTTTTACAAACGGAATTGAATATTTATATTTCAGCGGAACTTCTTATTTAGGAGTTACAGCATTGCCTGAATTTCATGAAGTCATTTTTAAGAATATTAAAAACTGGGGAAGTGCCTTTGGAAGTTCTAGAAATGCAAATATTAAATTAAGTATCTACAAAACAGCAGAGGAATATTTAACTAATTTTTTTAAAACGGAAGATTGTGTTACCGTTTCTTCAGGTACTTTTGCTGGCTTTTTAACACTTTCTACTTTAGAGAATATAGTAGATTCTTTTTTCTACATGCCAAAAACACATCCTGCAATTTTACCTAAAAATGCACTTCCTGTTTTTGAAGACAAACGTCTAAATAACCTTCTTCTTAATACTGAAAAAGAAACAATTTGTATTGTTGTTGATGCAATTGCTGCTTTAGAAACCAAACCTTTTAATTTTGATTTTTTACAAGAAATTTCATCAGAAAAAAAAGTAATTCTTTTAGTTGATGAATCTCACAGTTTGGGTGTTTTGGGTGAAAATGGAAACGGTATTTCTTCTAAAATTAAACCAAATGAAAACATCGAAGTTATTAGTGTTTCTTCTTTAGGAAAAGCTTTTGGAGTTAATGGCGGTATTATTGCCGGAAAGGAGAACATCATCAATTTAATTAAAGAGAATCCGCTTTTTATAGGAAGTGCACCTATGAATCCTGCTTTTTTAGCAAGTTTTTTAAACGCGCAAGAATTATATAAGAGTCAATTTCTAAAATTACAAGAAAATTGCAAGTATGTTTACGAGCAGCTTAAAGATTTAAAGAAAATCACTATTTCAGAAAACTATCCTGTTTTCTATGTGAATGATGAGAAAATTGCTAAATTTTTAGCATCAGAAAAAATAATTATTACTAGTTTTTACTATCCAACATCAATAAAAAAAATTAATAGAATTGTATTAAACGCAAATCATACAAAAGAACAGTTGGATTTTTTGATAAAATTAATTAAACCTTAA
- a CDS encoding SusD/RagB family nutrient-binding outer membrane lipoprotein — protein sequence MKHLKYTICILAISLGFLSCSEDYFDVNSSVTAPTTQSLEPQYRIKGAIENMFTGILYRGSREILGVTQYGSQNNANYYSETWSSSFTTGRYFLWQNAYVYSLPNTADLIVLGKKHNSPNFTAVGKILRAYGFGTTTDQYGAIVFKETYDGESALNLTPKFEDQKTVYQGIIKLLDEAIVEIKQPSEIELNANGGDVFYNGNKEQWTRLAYALKARYLNHLSKKSSGDMAYDADAIIEACAKALQSNADNAFRSYGGGDAENDRQPYAAGGYGSSRVDYFSHFFVELLKNSLNLPVAYEDPRLKIIVPEAINGGYQGVRTGEGPLPDNATGGGNYSLGNGGHYTSAPAPTYMMTFSEVKYIEAEARFRKGDRPGAYAALKIGIQADFEKASASSMEAATYIAKMDAEIGATGLTLTHIMVQKYITLLFDPETWVDMRRMDYSNTIYPGLERPVNVNLTIFPGANDWIQGMMYEYNEEDRNYENMPDNSANVRLTTPLWWNVAE from the coding sequence ATGAAACATTTAAAATATACTATTTGTATACTAGCTATTAGTCTCGGATTTTTATCATGTTCGGAAGACTATTTTGATGTAAATAGTTCTGTAACCGCACCAACAACGCAATCATTAGAACCGCAATACCGTATAAAAGGCGCTATTGAAAACATGTTTACTGGTATTCTTTACAGAGGTAGTAGAGAGATTTTAGGAGTAACCCAATATGGTTCTCAAAATAATGCTAATTATTATTCAGAAACATGGAGTAGTTCCTTTACTACAGGACGCTATTTTTTATGGCAAAATGCTTACGTATATTCTTTGCCAAATACAGCCGATTTAATAGTATTAGGAAAAAAACACAATTCGCCAAACTTTACAGCTGTAGGTAAAATTTTAAGAGCGTATGGTTTTGGGACAACAACAGACCAGTATGGAGCTATTGTTTTCAAAGAAACTTATGACGGTGAATCTGCATTAAATTTAACTCCTAAGTTTGAAGATCAAAAAACGGTTTATCAAGGTATTATTAAGTTGCTAGACGAAGCAATTGTAGAAATAAAACAACCAAGTGAGATTGAGTTAAATGCAAATGGAGGAGATGTTTTTTACAACGGAAATAAAGAGCAATGGACAAGATTGGCGTATGCTTTAAAGGCACGTTATTTAAATCATTTGTCTAAAAAAAGTTCTGGAGACATGGCATATGATGCTGATGCAATTATAGAAGCATGTGCTAAAGCACTTCAATCTAACGCAGATAATGCTTTTAGAAGTTACGGTGGTGGCGATGCAGAAAATGACCGTCAACCATATGCAGCAGGAGGTTATGGAAGTTCAAGAGTTGATTATTTCTCACACTTTTTTGTAGAATTATTAAAAAACTCATTAAATCTACCAGTTGCTTATGAAGATCCTCGTCTTAAGATAATTGTACCAGAAGCCATAAATGGAGGATATCAAGGTGTTAGAACAGGAGAAGGACCTTTGCCGGATAATGCTACAGGAGGTGGTAATTATTCTTTAGGAAATGGAGGGCATTACACAAGTGCTCCAGCACCAACCTATATGATGACTTTTAGCGAGGTTAAGTATATTGAAGCTGAGGCAAGATTTAGAAAAGGAGACAGACCAGGTGCGTATGCAGCTTTAAAAATAGGAATTCAAGCAGATTTTGAAAAAGCTTCTGCAAGTTCTATGGAGGCTGCAACTTATATCGCTAAAATGGATGCAGAAATAGGAGCTACTGGTTTAACATTAACACATATTATGGTTCAGAAGTATATCACATTACTTTTTGATCCAGAAACTTGGGTTGATATGAGAAGAATGGATTACAGCAATACGATATACCCAGGTTTAGAAAGACCTGTAAATGTAAACTTAACCATTTTTCCTGGTGCTAATGATTGGATTCAAGGAATGATGTATGAGTATAATGAAGAAGATAGAAATTATGAAAATATGCCAGATAATTCTGCTAATGTTAGATTAACAACACCACTTTGGTGGAATGTAGCTGAATAA